In Larimichthys crocea isolate SSNF chromosome VII, L_crocea_2.0, whole genome shotgun sequence, the genomic stretch ACAAGATCGCCATGCTCACTGCTCTGATCTGGTGTTACCCTtttgtgatgaacatttttatcactTACTGTCTAACTGCTCGTTTACAGCTGTGTGGGAACGTCATTAACAAAGTTTACTGTGATAATTTCTATGTGGTCAGACTGGCCTGTTCTGACACCACACTCAATAACGTGTTTGGACTTACTCACATGTTTACAGTCGTCTTTGGTCTGATCATTTTGATCATTTACACGTACATCCGGATCCTTAAAGTTTGTTATTCTGGTTCtaaacagaccagacagaaagCTGTGAACACCTGCACGCCTCACCTCACTTCTCTGCTCAACTTCTCTGTTGGCTGTTTCTTTGAAGTCGTCCACAGCAGATCTAACACAGCTCAGATGTACCTACCGAACATGTTACGTATCTTTCTGTCATTGTATTGGCTCACATGTCAGCCGCTGGTCAGCCCTTTAGTGTACGGACTGAAGATGTCCAAAATACGCATTGTTTGTAAAAGTCTGTTCTTTGGggacaaaatgtgacaaaagttCATGTTCAATCgaaagaaatacataaatgatTCATAAATAAAGGAACTGTGGTGGACcgtcatctgtgttttttaataaaaacctgaaaaaaggTTTCACGCATTCGGTTTTATTCAGTTTCTGTCGTTACTTTAACACGTTGTcacttgaaatattttaaattcgTGAGAGATAGTAAGTCTGTTTAAATCTGTGATGTAGGCATTAAAGTGAGATTATCTGAGCTCTGAGATGATAATTACTCTAATAATTAGTGCCATGAACACAGTAGATTCACACAGTTAAATATATTCATACTTCAATGTTTTTGAGATGTAACAGTCTACATAGAAACAAAATCTGGTTTGAAATAAAACTCACAGTAATCATGCAGACTGCCAGAACATCTTCATAGATTTTATGATAAATAGTGTTAAAGTAAGAGTGAGAGATCCATGAATcagctgcaaagtcctcagagacttattggagcagcctgataacaaagagttacaatagtccagcctagaggaactagtttttctgcatcttctTAAGACGGGatgatgttacgtaagtggaagaatgcagtcctcgaaatttgttttatgtgacgttaaaggacaaatcctgatcaaagacaactccaagattctttacagtggagctggaggccagggtgatcccatctaaagtaactaagtctctagaacaggggtctccaaactacggcccgcgggccacatccggcccgcctaaacaattggagtggcccacttaacgatcccaaacaatccctctaaacatattataaaatatccacacttaatgattaagcttggcattctaattaaaatctaccttatttacgaactatttacagtactagctcattttcatcccctcacacaatggtatattccgtCTGCAATCTGCccggggattcaactcggcgggtcagggagGGCCGCACGGTGCAGGAGGATCCCCTTGTGGGACCTCTCCCTGGCGTAGtctggcctccgccgggcgccTTTCCTTCTTGTAGGTCATCAaacttttatatccttaagtTACTTTCAGCAGTAAACTGCACAGTAATGTATATTTGTCCAGAGACAAATAACAGTGTAAATGtatatgttaatgtgttaaGATGCAATATATATAAGGTATGAGCAGAGTGAAATACATGCGGCATGTGCAGCAGTTACATTCATGAACTGCAGGTATAACATAATAACACAGTGTGGATTATTAAGACACAAATTGTAGTACAAATGAAACCTCCCTTTActggtacactgtaaaaaagaaactggcagctgtgtttccatcattttactgtaataaatactgCAGAACCGTTTTTAAGGttacagtaaaaggatgttGGTACTGTTGTACTCATGTATAAGGTtgccattttatttatattctggcatcctgtagatataaaaggctaattcTTAGCTGGTCAAAACTTtccaaaaatgtataaaatataatatataatgtatgtaatcataaacatagttttaatagaataaactattttttaaacatgtttgtaatgattacagttttacagtgtatcatcagtgacatccatatgaatattaaatgtaCGTACAATAATTAGTTAGTGTGTTTAAAGGACTCACGTTATCCAGGCCAGGTGAGTGACGACAGCCGGTGGTCATCCTCCCACCTGAAGAGGTTAAAAGAAGCAGCCGCAGAGCCGGAGCTCAGTCCAGAGGAGACTCGTGTCAcaaactgtctctgtcttgtcttatgttgtgttttatggagGTTTAATAACAGAATGGGGAGTTTGTCTCATACTCTTAGtctaaagttaaattaaaaggCGTTCATGTTGTAAACAGTGTTATGAAGCACAGAGAGGACCATGATAAACTCTACACAGGtttcatatttcacactttCTGCTTACTTTGACATCAGCACTTTCAAATATATCTGTTTTATGACTGccatgtttttatacattttaactGTCAGTGCCAATGTTTTCCTCATTGTGGTTATCtgcatgaacagaagtttacatgaacctatgtacatctttctgtgcagcctgtttatgaatgaactgtatGGTAGTACAGGGTTGTTTCCATTCCTCCTGATTCAGATtctctctgacattcacactgtctctgctcctttttgtttcctgcagaATATGATCTTATACTGTTACGGAGGTGTAGAGTTTTTAAATTTAGCCGTCATGTCTTATGACAGATATGTTGCTATCTGTCATCCTCTGCAATATAACACACGTATGACATCTAATAAGATTGCATTGCTCATTGGAATAACGTGGATTTGTCCATTGCTGCTGTGTATTGTGATGACGTCTTTGAGTAACTCTTTACAGCTGTGTGGGAACATCATTGAGAAAGTTTACTGTGATAATTACTCCATTGTCAAATTGGCCTGCTCTGACACGACCATCAATAACATCTATGGACTGTGTATTAGTTCACTGTCAATCTTCTGTCCTCTCATTTTAATCTTCTACACGTATATAAAGATCCttaaagtctgtttctctggttccaaacagaccagacagaaagCTGTCAGTACCTGCACACCTCACTCTTCGCTTCTCTGCTCAACTTCTCTTTTGGGGCTTGGTTTGAAATATTACAGAGCAGGTTTGATATGAGCAGTTTACCCAACATGTTACGAATATTCTTATCGTTATACTGGCTGACATGTCAGCCGGTGTTCAACCCTTTAGTGTACGGACTGAACGTGTCAAAGATCCGCATTATATTTAAAAGTATTGTCTTTGCTAAAATGTAgagcatgcacgcacacacacacacacacacacacacacacacacgcacatttcAGTGTTTCCAGACATTGAAACTAAGTTGTTCTTGTTGTGTCTGCATTTACAAGCTGCCATCTGGTTTGatacatttaattttctgtgatGATTTCATGAGTTCTGTATGTTATCATATGAACTGAGTTCACACAAAATGCACGAAAgcaataaaagacacaaaatgatgATAAAGTGTTAATGCtgtacattgtttttatttaatatttagtataaactagaaaacatgaaatgataCATCTGATAACATTCATGATAAAAGTTCATGTAAGGATCCTTCAAAGGTTTTTCAGAGGAAATTGTTTAATCTTATATGGTAATTTTACGTATACATGGATTTGTACTCACAATCTGtaaagttaaatattataaagagtaaaAAATGTGATATGACATATGACAGCATGGTGTGTGGATACTGTAGTGGTTATTTCTCGACCATGTCTGTGGGACTGTCTATCCATGATGCATTTCATGTCCaacaaagaccaaaaccaagaaGATCCATCAAACGTCGGCTCCTGTGCTGAACCGGTCCTGATGGAGGATGGTCTGTTGAACTTTGTGGATCTCAGAAACTTGTTGCGCCTGCTGAAATacagaaagtctttttttagGGTTTTTAGGGTCAATCTTGCTGAAGTGATTCCTgataatgttccctaaaggaagcatatataaactgaatagaagtggtcctagtacagaaccttgtgggactccatgacaaactttggtctgcatggacgattcatcactgacgtgaacaaactgagatcgatctaagaaatacgacttaaaccagcttagggcggttcctttgatgccagtttgatgttccagtctctgtaaaagaatttgatggtcaatggtgtcaaatgcagcactaagatctaacaggacaagtacagagatgagtcctttgtctgatgccattaggaggtcatttgtaactttgactaatgcggtctctgtgctatgatgcactctaaatcctgactggaaatcctcaaataggctattgttatggagaaagtcacacagctgattagctacagctttctcaagtatcttagacagaaagggaaggtttgatatcggtctgtagttggctaagacctctgggtctagagtgggctttttaagaagaggtttaattacagctaccttaaaggactgtggtacatatcctgataataaagacggattaatcgtatccaataaagaatatcagataaacatctgctgtagaagcttctacacaaggctatagtccggtagtatgaactcaaaggttattaaaaaatggtcagacagaagaggattctgtggaaagactattatattatcaatttcaatgccatatgaaagaacaagatcaagagtgtggttcagacaatgagtcggtttatttacactttgacaaaagccaattgagtctaatagagagataaaagcagtactaagactatcattgtggttgtccacatgaatgttaaaatcacctacaataattactttatctgttttaaggatcaagcctgatgcaaattctgcaaattcagataaaaattcagaataaggacctggagctcgatatactgtaacaaataaaattggctgcgaagttttccaggttgggtgagtgaggctaaggacaagactttcaaatgaattataatttagtttaggtttaggatttattaatagacttgagtcaaatatggctccaactccaccacctcgaccagtacttcgaggaacatgagtattataatgactcggaggagtggattcatttaagaagaaaatgtactttattggtcccacaacagggaaattctttttacactctattttttacatgcattttttgacgcagacacacacatgcagtacaaggaCTTGTAGACATGACATGCATTCATGgcgagatggtggagtgatgggcagccccctGCACAGTTGgggggcacctcggcagtgcccaggaggtgaactggcacctctccagctaccagtccaccttccatatttggtccaaGCGGGACTTGAAcccggccaccctccggttctcAAGCCAAatcccaatggactgagcttctgttaagctaacatattcatcctcctgcagccaggtttcagtgagacagaaaaaatcaatatcataatcagatattaattcattgactaagacagatttagatgacaaagacctgatattcaggagtccacatttaattctcttattttggactgttggagatgttgatttaatttttattaagtttttatgatgaactcctcttctgtttgttttatctttaaataatgtaggtggacgggggacagacacagtctctatactaaaggactgggtggacgggggacagacacagtctctatactaaaggactgggtggacgggggacagacacagtctctatactaaagggctgggtgggcagctgctctaatatatatgtgtggtgtttattcagtttgtgtttacatgtgtggtatttattcagtttgtgtttatatgtgtggtatttattcagtctgtgtttgtatgtgtggcatttattcagtctgtgtttgtatgtgtggtatttattcagtctgtgtttgtatgtgtggtatttattcagtctgtgtttatatgtgtggtatttattcagttagtgtttgtatgtgtggtatttattcagcttgtgcttatatgtgtggtatttattcagtttaatgtttacatgtgtggtatttattcagtttgtgtttacatgtgtggtatttattcagtttgtgtttgtatgtgtggtatttattcagcttgtgcttatatgtgtggtatttattcagtttaatgtttacatgtgtggtatttattcagtttagtgtttatatgtgtggtatttgttctgtttgtgtttgtatgtgtggtatttattcagttagtgtttgtatgtgtggtatttattcagtttagtgtttatatgtgtggtatttattcagtttgtgtttatatgtgtggtatttattcagtttagtgtttgtatgtgtggttttaatttagtgtttatatgtgtggtatttattcagtttagtgtttatatgtgtggtatttattcagtttagtgtttatatgtgtggtatttattcagttagtgtttatatgtgtggtatttattcagtttagtgtttgtatgtgtggttttaatttagtgtttatatgtgtggtatttattcagtttagtgtttatatgtgtggtatttattcagtttagtgtttatatgtgtggtatttattcagttagtgtttatatgtgtggtatttattcagtttagtgtttatatgtgtggtatttattcagtttagtgtttatatgtgtggtatttattcagtttagtgtttatatgtgtggtatttattcagttagtgtttatatgtgtggtatttattcagttta encodes the following:
- the LOC104929706 gene encoding olfactory receptor 4E2; translated protein: MITINSTQVSYFSLGAYFDTGVFKYLYFLFTLIFFLSIISANVFLIVVICMNRSLHEPMYIFLCSLFMNELYGSTGLFPFLLIQILSDVHTVSVPLCLLQIFCLYSYGGIEFLSLAVMSYDRYLAICHPLQYNTLMTWNKIAMLTALIWCYPFVMNIFITYCLTARLQLCGNVINKVYCDNFYVVRLACSDTTLNNVFGLTHMFTVVFGLIILIIYTYIRILKVCYSGSKQTRQKAVNTCTPHLTSLLNFSVGCFFEVVHSRSNTAQMYLPNMLRIFLSLYWLTCQPLVSPLVYGLKMSKIRIVCKSLFFGDKM